One genomic window of Arthrobacter sp. KBS0703 includes the following:
- a CDS encoding GTPase codes for MSRHGGNREASRLQRRLEALNDARELAEGVLPDAALDEVLQVLERASSRRSLSADHTVVGFFGATGSGKSTLFNAVNGAEIATVAARRPTTSEPLASVWGADGSEALLDWLDVDRRHHAGAVEGFADESSGLILLDLPDFDSTRAANRQIVERLVGMVDVLVWVLDPQKYADAAVHNDFLAPLASHGAVTLVVLNQIDRLPEADVKPVMESLRGILARDGLGKVQVLAASALTGAGVDKVRAAIREVVARREALALRLSADVSQAAGRLMDASGPGEPAGVRGGTGARLAEELSRAANVPLVVDAVARSYKQESARRTGWPVTRWLVRFRPDPLRRLNLRSASNAAVSRTSLPPAGAQERARTDAAVRDFADAASDGAPGPWRASIRGAAREGRERLPDALDQAIAGADLKAGQKSWWWAVFNVVQWLALLTAVGGLGWLGVLAGLGYLQLPVPEVPRVEGWPVPTLMIAGGAVLGILLAITAKFVTAAAARLRAAAARKRLRSAVAGVAGKLVVEPVEVEISRLKSFNAAVKAAAAA; via the coding sequence ATGAGCCGGCACGGCGGAAACCGGGAGGCCTCCCGGCTGCAGCGCCGCCTCGAGGCGCTCAACGACGCCCGGGAACTGGCCGAAGGTGTGCTGCCGGACGCCGCCCTGGACGAGGTCCTTCAGGTGCTGGAGCGGGCCAGTTCGCGCCGGTCCCTGTCCGCGGACCACACGGTGGTGGGCTTTTTCGGCGCCACCGGAAGCGGCAAATCCACCCTGTTCAACGCGGTCAATGGAGCTGAAATTGCGACGGTGGCCGCCCGCCGGCCCACGACGTCGGAACCATTGGCGAGCGTCTGGGGAGCGGACGGCAGCGAAGCGCTGCTGGACTGGCTGGACGTAGACCGGCGCCATCATGCCGGCGCCGTGGAGGGATTCGCCGACGAATCCAGCGGACTGATCCTCCTGGACCTGCCCGATTTTGATTCGACCCGGGCCGCGAACCGCCAAATCGTTGAGCGCTTGGTGGGGATGGTGGACGTCCTGGTGTGGGTGCTGGATCCGCAGAAATATGCCGACGCCGCCGTCCACAATGACTTCCTGGCGCCACTGGCATCCCACGGTGCCGTGACCTTGGTGGTGCTCAACCAGATCGACCGGCTCCCCGAAGCCGACGTCAAGCCTGTCATGGAGTCGCTCAGGGGAATCCTTGCCCGGGACGGACTCGGCAAGGTGCAGGTTTTGGCGGCCTCGGCGCTGACCGGGGCCGGTGTGGACAAGGTCCGCGCAGCCATCCGCGAGGTGGTTGCCCGGCGCGAAGCCCTGGCCCTGCGGCTTTCGGCGGATGTGTCCCAGGCAGCCGGGCGGCTGATGGACGCTTCAGGGCCCGGCGAGCCCGCAGGCGTGAGGGGCGGGACCGGGGCGCGGCTCGCGGAGGAACTCTCCCGTGCGGCCAACGTGCCGCTGGTGGTTGATGCCGTGGCGCGGTCGTACAAGCAGGAGTCCGCCCGGCGCACCGGCTGGCCCGTCACCAGATGGCTGGTTCGTTTCCGGCCCGATCCGCTCCGCCGGCTCAACCTCCGCAGCGCGTCCAATGCCGCAGTCAGCCGGACTTCGCTGCCTCCCGCCGGAGCGCAGGAGCGGGCCCGGACCGATGCTGCCGTCCGGGACTTCGCCGATGCCGCGAGCGACGGCGCTCCCGGTCCGTGGCGGGCTTCCATCCGCGGGGCAGCCCGTGAGGGCAGGGAGCGCCTGCCGGACGCCTTGGACCAGGCCATTGCCGGTGCCGACCTGAAAGCCGGGCAGAAATCGTGGTGGTGGGCGGTTTTCAACGTGGTCCAGTGGCTTGCGCTGCTCACCGCCGTGGGCGGACTGGGATGGCTAGGGGTGTTGGCCGGCCTCGGCTATCTCCAGCTTCCGGTGCCCGAGGTGCCGCGGGTGGAGGGCTGGCCGGTTCCCACACTCATGATTGCCGGGGGAGCGGTGCTGGGCATATTGCTCGCGATCACCGCAAAGTTCGTTACGGCCGCCGCGGCACGCTTGCGTGCTGCCGCCGCGCGGAAACGGCTCAGATCCGCGGTCGCCGGCGTCGCCGGGAAGCTTGTGGTGGAGCCCGTGGAGGTCGAAATCAGCCGCCTGAAGTCCTTCAACGCCGCGGTGAAGGCCGCCGCAGCGGCCTAG
- a CDS encoding DUF1697 domain-containing protein, whose amino-acid sequence MTSYAVFLRGINVGGINIKMADLKEALKARPFADVKTLLASGNVVLASELTPAAVKKEFEACLRETFGYDAWVVVLTASRVAELVAACHYPADDKTTHTYITLASDTAALDELFTAGESLGGVEQTRLGPEASAWLAPAGGTLDSPFSKLSAKPKYKASTTTRNLRTMIKVRDAAAAIEPGS is encoded by the coding sequence ATGACGAGCTACGCAGTGTTCCTCCGCGGCATCAACGTGGGCGGCATCAACATCAAGATGGCGGACCTCAAGGAGGCCCTGAAGGCCCGGCCGTTCGCCGATGTGAAGACGCTCCTGGCCAGCGGCAACGTGGTGCTGGCCAGCGAACTGACACCGGCCGCGGTCAAGAAGGAATTCGAGGCATGCCTGCGGGAGACCTTCGGCTACGACGCATGGGTGGTGGTGCTGACAGCCTCCCGCGTGGCGGAGCTCGTGGCGGCGTGCCACTACCCGGCAGACGACAAGACGACGCACACCTACATCACTCTGGCCTCGGACACCGCAGCGCTTGACGAACTGTTCACGGCCGGGGAGTCGCTCGGCGGCGTGGAGCAGACCCGGCTCGGTCCGGAGGCGTCGGCCTGGCTTGCTCCGGCAGGCGGGACCCTGGACAGCCCCTTCAGCAAACTCTCGGCCAAGCCGAAGTACAAGGCTTCAACCACGACGCGCAACCTCCGGACCATGATCAAGGTCCGCGACGCCGCGGCGGCCATCGAGCCCGGCAGCTAG
- a CDS encoding IclR family transcriptional regulator encodes MDNSSGVGVIDKAAQVLDALEAGPTTLAQLVAATGLARPTVHRLALALVHHRLVSRDIQGRFVLGSRLVELASAAGEDRLIASAGPVLMQLRDATGESAQIFRRQGDWRVCVASAERPIGLRDTIPVGTQLSMKAGSAAQVLLAWEDHDRLLEGLQSARFTPTVLAGVRRRGWGQSLGEREPGVASVSAPVRGPSGRVIAAVSISGPIERLTRQPGRLHAEVVCNAARVLTEALRKNND; translated from the coding sequence ATGGACAATTCTAGTGGCGTCGGTGTCATTGATAAAGCAGCCCAGGTGCTGGACGCACTCGAGGCCGGGCCCACCACCCTGGCGCAGCTCGTGGCTGCCACCGGACTGGCACGGCCCACGGTGCACAGGCTCGCACTGGCCCTTGTCCACCACCGGCTCGTGAGCCGCGACATCCAGGGCAGGTTTGTCCTGGGCAGCCGGCTGGTTGAACTCGCTTCGGCCGCGGGCGAAGACAGGCTCATCGCCTCGGCCGGGCCCGTGCTCATGCAGCTCCGGGACGCCACCGGCGAAAGCGCACAGATCTTCCGCCGGCAGGGCGACTGGCGTGTCTGCGTCGCCTCGGCGGAACGGCCGATCGGCCTACGCGACACCATCCCCGTGGGGACGCAGCTGTCCATGAAGGCCGGCTCTGCCGCGCAGGTGCTGCTCGCGTGGGAAGACCACGACCGCCTGCTGGAGGGGCTGCAGTCCGCCCGCTTCACGCCCACCGTCCTGGCGGGAGTACGACGGCGGGGCTGGGGCCAGAGCCTCGGCGAACGTGAGCCGGGCGTCGCCTCCGTCTCTGCACCAGTGCGCGGACCTTCGGGAAGGGTGATCGCCGCCGTGTCCATCTCAGGCCCCATTGAGCGCCTCACCCGGCAGCCCGGCCGGCTGCATGCCGAAGTCGTCTGCAACGCCGCGCGCGTCCTCACGGAAGCTCTCCGCAAGAACAACGACTGA
- the leuC gene encoding 3-isopropylmalate dehydratase large subunit → MANTLAEKVWDAHVVRKGDGDGANAQPDLLYIDLHLVHEVTSPQAFEGLRLAGRRLRRPDLTIATEDHNTPTLDIDKPIADLTSRTQIQTLRNNCEEFGVRLHSLGDAEQGIVHVVGPQLGLTQPGMTVVCGDSHTSTHGAFGALAMGIGTSEVEHVMATQTLSLKPFKTMAINVEGTLRPGVTAKDIILAVIAKIGTGGGQGYVLEYRGSAIRALSMEARMTICNMSIEAGARAGLVAPDETTYAYMKGRPHAPEGAEWDAAVEYWSTLRSDDAAVFDAQVDLDADTLEPFVTWGTNPGQGVSLSGKVPSPNDFGDENAKAAAERALQYMGLEAGTPMKEIRVDTVFLGSCTNSRIEDLRVAADIIRGRQKDPNIRMLVVPGSARVRLEAEAEGLDRVFKDFGAEWRFAGCSMCLGMNPDQLEPGERCASTSNRNFEGRQGKGGRTHLVSPVVAAATAVRGTLSSPSDLDPAPESAALQTTDAA, encoded by the coding sequence ATGGCGAACACATTGGCCGAGAAAGTCTGGGACGCGCACGTGGTGCGCAAAGGCGACGGCGACGGCGCCAACGCCCAGCCGGACCTTCTCTACATCGACCTCCACCTCGTCCACGAGGTAACGTCGCCGCAGGCCTTCGAGGGACTCCGGCTGGCCGGCCGCAGACTGCGCCGCCCGGACCTGACCATCGCCACGGAAGACCACAACACTCCGACGCTGGACATCGACAAGCCTATCGCCGATCTCACCAGCCGGACGCAGATCCAGACGCTGCGCAACAACTGCGAGGAGTTCGGGGTCCGCCTGCACTCCCTGGGCGACGCCGAGCAGGGCATCGTTCACGTGGTGGGCCCGCAGCTCGGACTCACCCAGCCGGGCATGACCGTGGTCTGCGGCGATTCACACACCTCCACGCACGGCGCGTTCGGCGCGCTGGCCATGGGCATCGGCACGTCCGAGGTGGAGCACGTCATGGCCACCCAGACGCTGTCCCTGAAGCCGTTCAAGACCATGGCCATCAACGTTGAAGGCACGCTCCGCCCGGGCGTCACGGCCAAGGACATCATCCTTGCCGTCATCGCCAAGATCGGCACCGGCGGCGGCCAGGGCTATGTCCTGGAGTACCGCGGCTCGGCCATCCGGGCGCTGTCGATGGAAGCCCGGATGACCATCTGCAACATGTCCATCGAGGCCGGCGCCCGCGCAGGCCTCGTGGCACCGGACGAGACCACCTACGCCTACATGAAGGGCCGCCCCCACGCGCCGGAGGGCGCCGAGTGGGACGCCGCCGTCGAGTACTGGAGCACCCTTCGCAGCGACGACGCCGCCGTCTTTGATGCCCAGGTTGACCTCGACGCCGACACGCTGGAACCGTTCGTCACCTGGGGCACCAACCCGGGCCAGGGTGTCTCGCTCTCCGGCAAGGTGCCCTCACCCAACGACTTCGGCGATGAGAACGCCAAGGCCGCAGCCGAGCGCGCCCTGCAGTACATGGGGCTGGAAGCCGGAACCCCCATGAAGGAAATCCGGGTGGACACCGTGTTCCTGGGTTCCTGCACCAACTCCCGCATCGAGGACCTGCGGGTCGCCGCGGACATCATCCGCGGCCGCCAGAAGGATCCCAACATCCGCATGCTGGTGGTGCCGGGTTCGGCCCGGGTCCGCCTGGAAGCGGAGGCCGAGGGCCTGGACCGGGTGTTCAAGGACTTCGGCGCGGAATGGCGGTTCGCCGGATGCTCCATGTGCCTGGGCATGAACCCGGACCAGCTGGAGCCGGGGGAGCGCTGCGCCTCCACGTCGAACCGAAACTTCGAAGGCCGTCAGGGCAAGGGCGGACGCACGCACCTCGTGTCGCCGGTGGTGGCAGCCGCCACGGCCGTGCGCGGAACGCTGAGCTCGCCGTCGGACCTTGATCCGGCCCCGGAATCCGCAGCCCTCCAGACGACCGACGCAGCCTAG
- the leuD gene encoding 3-isopropylmalate dehydratase small subunit yields the protein MEKFTTHTGIGVPLRQSNVDTDQIIPAVYLKRITRTGFEDALFSAWRKDPSFILNQEPFNAGSVLVAGPDFGTGSSREHAVWALKDYGFKTVLSSRFADIFRGNSGKQGLLAAELAQDDIELIWKTLENAPGTEVTVDLVSKTVICGNVVAPFEIDDYTRWRLLEGLDDIGLTLQHEEDITAYEATRPSFKPKTLPARLS from the coding sequence ATGGAAAAGTTCACCACGCACACCGGAATCGGCGTCCCGCTGCGCCAGAGCAACGTCGACACGGACCAGATCATCCCCGCCGTGTACCTCAAGCGGATCACCCGCACCGGCTTCGAGGACGCCCTGTTCTCGGCCTGGCGGAAGGACCCGTCCTTCATCCTGAACCAGGAACCGTTCAACGCCGGTTCCGTCCTGGTGGCCGGGCCGGACTTCGGCACGGGCTCCTCGCGGGAGCACGCCGTCTGGGCGCTCAAGGACTACGGCTTCAAGACCGTGCTCTCGTCCCGGTTCGCGGATATCTTCCGCGGCAACTCGGGAAAGCAGGGGCTCCTGGCCGCCGAACTCGCCCAGGACGACATCGAGCTCATCTGGAAGACGCTGGAAAACGCGCCCGGTACTGAGGTCACGGTTGACCTCGTGTCCAAGACCGTCATCTGCGGCAACGTTGTTGCTCCGTTTGAGATCGACGACTACACCCGCTGGCGCCTGCTCGAGGGCCTCGACGACATCGGCCTGACCCTCCAGCACGAGGAAGACATCACCGCGTACGAAGCCACCCGGCCGTCGTTCAAGCCCAAAACGCTGCCGGCCCGGCTGTCCTGA